GTCCGATGTCGTCGATATCCTTGCCAGCCCGGTGCGACCGCGCTGCTGCCGAAGCATTGCTGCCCGAACTCGTGGCCGCGCTCGGTTCAGGGCCGCTTCGCATCGATGCGCGCGAATGCCAGCAAGTGGGGCAGGCGATGCTGCAATTGCTGGTCAGCGCGCGGCAGACAGGTGAAGGCGCGGTAATCGAACCTTCGCCCGCCCTGCGCGAAACGGCCGCTCTTGCCGGGCTTACCGACGAACTCTTTGCAGGGACCGACGCATGACCGCCGAGGAAATCCAGGCCATCTTCTTTGCCGAATGCGAAGAATCGCTGGCCGCCGCCGAACAGGGCCTCGCTGCCTGCAAGGAAGGCACACAGGACAGCGATACCGTCAACGCGGTGTTCCGGGGCGTGCATTCGATCAAGGGCGGCGCTGGCGCATTCGGTTATGGCGCATTGCAAGCCTTCACGCATACGTTCGAGACTCTGCTGTCCGACGTGCGCGACGGCACTGTCGAAATTACCGAGCCGCTGATCGATCTGATGCTGATCGCGCTCGATACCCTGAGCGATCACGTCACCGCTGCGCGTGACGGCACAGAACCACCCGAAGATGCCGCACTGCAAGCCGAACTGACCGCCGCGATGGCCGCCAACGCCGGTGCCGCACCCGCGCCAGTTGCGGCACCTGCTGCAACGCCTGCACCTGTTGCCGCGACGACCACCAGCAGCAGCGAAGACGATGACTTCGACCTCGATTTTGACCTCGACGCGTTGCTCGACGATATTTCCGGCGAGATCGGCGAACCTGCGCTTGCCGGTGAAATGCCACGTTGGGAAATGCGTCTGCGCCCGCACGCCGCCGCCATGCGCAATGGCAGCGAGCCACTGCTCATGCTGCGCGAAATGGCCGACCTCGGCGGTGTCTGCGCCGTTTGCGATGTGGCCTCGGTCCCACCGCTTGATTCGTTCGATCCGGGCACTGGTTACCTTGGATGGGTGTTCAGCTTCCCGGTGGACGTGAGCGAAGCGGCTGTGCGCGACATTTTCGACTTTGTGGGTGACGATTGCTCGCTCGCATTCGGCGATGGCGCACAGATTCCGCCCGTTCGCTATCCTGCACCGATTGCCCCAGTCGCGCCCGCAGCGGCTGCTCCTGCCCCTGCTGTTCCGGTCAACGCGTCAAGCGCACCCAACCGTGCCGTACCTGTTGACGCCGAATCCCTTCCCGCTGCACTTCCTGAAGACGCGGCCTCCCCACGGTCGCCGCAGGCCCCGCCCGCTCCACCTGCGCCCGGACAATCCATCCGTATCGAATTGTTCAAGCTGGACAAGCTGATCGACGCGGTGGGCGAACTGGTCATCGCGCAGGCAATGATGGCGCAACGCCTGTCAAGCGACGGCCTTGGCGCGAGCGATGAAATGACCCTGATCGAGGGCCTGACCCGCGATATTCAGGAATCGGCCATGGCGATCCGTGCCCAGCCGATCGGTTCGGTATTCAGCCGCGTTCCGCGCATCCTGCGCGAACTGGCATCGTCTACCGGAAAGCATGTCCGTCTCGAAGTTTCGGGCGAGAGTACCGAACTGGACAAGACCGTGATCGAGCGACTGGGCGAGCCGCTGACTCACCTTATCCGCAACGCGGTCGATCACGGGATCGAACCGGCAGATGAGCGGATCGCCGCAGGAAAGCCCGCCGAAGGAACGCTGACGCTATCGGCCGAGCACCGTTCGGGGCGCATCCTGATCCGCATCAGCGATGACGGCAAGGGCATCGACCGCGAGCGGGTCCTCGGCAAGGCTATCGAAAAGGGCCTGGTTGCGCCCGAAGCGATCCTGACCAAGGAAGAGATCGACCTGCTGATCTTCGCACCGGGCTTCTCCACCGCACAGCAGGTGACCAATGTATCAGGCCGCGGCGTGGGCATGGACGTGGTCCGCCAGAACGTGAAGGATCTGGGCGGACGCATCACCATCGAATCCGAACCCGGATCGGGAACGACGTTCACGCTCACCCTGCCGCTGACACTGGCGATATCCGATGGCATGGTCGTCAATGTCGGCGATCAGACGCTGG
This genomic interval from Novosphingobium sp. CECT 9465 contains the following:
- a CDS encoding STAS domain-containing protein, with product MSSISLPARCDRAAAEALLPELVAALGSGPLRIDARECQQVGQAMLQLLVSARQTGEGAVIEPSPALRETAALAGLTDELFAGTDA
- a CDS encoding chemotaxis protein CheA, which codes for MTAEEIQAIFFAECEESLAAAEQGLAACKEGTQDSDTVNAVFRGVHSIKGGAGAFGYGALQAFTHTFETLLSDVRDGTVEITEPLIDLMLIALDTLSDHVTAARDGTEPPEDAALQAELTAAMAANAGAAPAPVAAPAATPAPVAATTTSSSEDDDFDLDFDLDALLDDISGEIGEPALAGEMPRWEMRLRPHAAAMRNGSEPLLMLREMADLGGVCAVCDVASVPPLDSFDPGTGYLGWVFSFPVDVSEAAVRDIFDFVGDDCSLAFGDGAQIPPVRYPAPIAPVAPAAAAPAPAVPVNASSAPNRAVPVDAESLPAALPEDAASPRSPQAPPAPPAPGQSIRIELFKLDKLIDAVGELVIAQAMMAQRLSSDGLGASDEMTLIEGLTRDIQESAMAIRAQPIGSVFSRVPRILRELASSTGKHVRLEVSGESTELDKTVIERLGEPLTHLIRNAVDHGIEPADERIAAGKPAEGTLTLSAEHRSGRILIRISDDGKGIDRERVLGKAIEKGLVAPEAILTKEEIDLLIFAPGFSTAQQVTNVSGRGVGMDVVRQNVKDLGGRITIESEPGSGTTFTLTLPLTLAISDGMVVNVGDQTLVVPLANVVESLRPEPDEVQGLGANRCMINVRGRFIPVIPLSASVGAIGAATHPQDGVLIVVETESAGRAALLVDAICDQRQVVIKSLDTHYRSVEGVAGATILGDGRVALIVDVDSLVSRTLASAQNPGSALAEAA